A region of the Pseudomonas asiatica genome:
TGACCACCGGCAGGTGGCGCAGGTGGCGGTTGGTCATCAGGTTCATGCAGTACTCGAGGTTCTGCTTCGGTTCCACGGTGACCACCGGCGCACTCATGATCTCGCGCACAGGGGTGGCGGCGGACGAGCGGCCCTTCAGCACCAGTTTGCGCGCATAGTCCCGTTCACTGACGATACCCACTACCTGGTTGGCCTCGACCACCGGTAGCGCACCGACGTTTTTCTCCGCCAGCAGCTTCAGGGCGTCGAGTACCGAGTCATCCGGGCCGATGGTGTACACGGTCTGGTGCTGGGACTTGGTCTTGAGGATTTGTTCGACGGTCTTCATACGGGCCTCTGCGGGTGAAAAAAGCGATGTCTCGGAGTAAATAAAGCATCCGGCACGGCGCTCT
Encoded here:
- a CDS encoding CBS domain-containing protein, with the protein product MKTVEQILKTKSQHQTVYTIGPDDSVLDALKLLAEKNVGALPVVEANQVVGIVSERDYARKLVLKGRSSAATPVREIMSAPVVTVEPKQNLEYCMNLMTNRHLRHLPVVSNGELLGLLSIGDLVKETIAEQANLILKLEQYIRGE